One Fusarium falciforme chromosome 14, complete sequence genomic region harbors:
- a CDS encoding Alpha-L-rhamnosidase translates to MQVIGCGIHGFGETIGIDVDEFRVFWKLGAADEHGKQTAYRIVVSESKAFDEHGLCFDSGRIESNEQRNILCNPRDGFKSTTPYYWTVTVWDQHGDEAISSVNEFYTSYPRSSRLLPPYSMNQTYMPHSSLIFRTWFEDEANRWKAVWIGNGSDKPLYLRKSFTFQRKPSRVIVLASGLGHFNLAINGRPASSHVLDPGWTNYHRTVQFVGYDVTQHIFQGENAIAAHVGNGFYAGDQGDRFFWPMYEDNTYVRYGNELCFFAEIHAHYADGTHECIISDPSWKARKSATTLANIYASEDHDRRAYPVGWDAPGFDDVDWQLAKPLTGPRGKLHYQSQHPVILHNTFTPVSQVVVKPGVIMYDLGQNASIMVRVVASGIAGAEYRVRYSETIGEDGLVLMPDPLFKKFETGVYSKITLSGQEEQEVWTPDFSFTSARYIQIEGASLDGKDGLPIIHSLTARHVSSGAPKLGFVKTDKEDVNALINACYWTFSSNIFSYHTDCPQIEKFGWLEVTSLLFPATQYVRDMEAVYSKILDDIIDAQDPSGLVPTMAPLVRYMCGPMHDTITWGGAVCLLPELIKHYYGSTSVFAKIYRPCVQYMEYMRGKERLGGLIEHGLGDWGYAIAFGNHQANIETAIYYKCLQNVAMMAKELGFASDEARFTSWAERIYAVYNQQLLVTDKKTFPYAFYTSRDNPNTQDRTMVAQAVALQHGLVPPQHRADVIQAFVAAAEDSGHVMRAGEIGLKYLWNTLAEQDVDRPDIVLTMIRQEEHPSYMRFLRRGETSLLEFWQDNCRSKCHDMLGTIYEWFYDSALGVRPLTDAYRTWRLRPCFKAEFDYVEGEIESPYGLISVRFDRRGKQDKAKADVDVSVPAGTLCELVLPCENSTVEIQRLPVNETRSFKGKTLTLLQGHYRLDITA, encoded by the exons ATGCAGGTCATCGGCTGTGGCATTCACGGCTTTGGCGAAACCATCGGCATCGACGTTGACGAGTTCCGAGTCTTCTGGAAGCTCGGCGCCGCCGACGAGCATGGCAAACAGACGGCATACCGCATTGTCGTGTCGGAAAGCAAAGCTTTCGACGAGCACGGCCTTTGCTTCGACTCTGGCCGCATAGAGAGCAATGAGCAGCGCAACATCCTGTGTAACCCTCGGGACGGCTTCAAGTCGACGACGCCCTACTACTGGACCGTGACCGTCTGGGACCAGCATGGGGATGAAGCCATCAGCTCCGTCAACGAGTTCTACACGTCGTACCCTCGGTCTTCGAGACTGCTGCCGCCCTACAGCATGAACCAAACCTAT ATGCCGCACTCTAGTCTCATATTCCGCACTTGGTTCGAGGATGAGGCAAACCGCTGGAAGGCCGTATGGATCGGCAACGGAAGTGACAAGCCTCTCTATCTCCGGAAATCCTTCACGTTCCAGCGCAAGCCTTCACGCGTCATCGTTCTTGCCTCGGGCCTGGGCCATTTCAATCTTGCCATCAATGGCAGGCCGGCCTCATCGCATGTACTGGACCCCGGCTGGACCAACTATCACAGAACAGTCCAGTTTGTCGGGTACGACGTGACACAGCACATCTTCCAAGGGGAGAATGCCATCGCAGCCCATGTGGGCAATGGCTTCTACGCTGGGGACCAAGGAGATCGCTTTTTCTGGCCCATGTACGAGGATAATACGTACGTGCGTTACGGAAACGAACTGTGCTTCTTTGCCGAGATCCATGCGCACTATGCAGATGGCACGCATGAGTGTATCATCTCCGATCCGAGCTGGAAAGCCCGCAAGAGCGCCACGACACTTGCGAATATCTACGCTTCTGAAGATCATGACAGGCGGGCGTATCCAGTTGGCTGGGATGCACCGGGTTTTGATGATGTAGACTGGCAGCTTGCTAAGCCGCTCACGGGGCCAAGAGGCAAGTTGCACTACCAGAGCCAACATCCCGTCATCTTGCACAACACTTTTACACCTGTCAGCCAAGTCGTGGTCAAGCCAGGGGTCATCATGTACGATCTCGGCCAGAATGCGTCAATCATGGTACGAGTCGTAGCCAGCGGCATCGCCGGGGCAGAGTATCGCGTCAGGTACTCGGAGACGATCGGAGAAGACGGCCTAGTACTCATGCCGGATCCCTTGTTCAAGAAGTTCGAGACGGGTGTCTACTCAAAGATCACACTCTCAGGCCAAGAGGAGCAAGAAGTTTGGACGCCTGACTTTAGCTTCACGAGCGCCCGATACATCCAGATTGAAGGAGCCTCACTCGACGGCAAGGACGGTCTTCCCATTATTCACTCTCTGACTGCCCGCCACGTCTCGTCTGGCGCCCCGAAGCTTGGCTTCGTCAAGACGGACAAAGAAGACGTCAACGCCTTGATAAACGCCTGCTATTGGACATTTAGCTCCAACATCTTTAGCTACCACACCGACTGTCCGCAGATCGAAAAGTTTGGATGGCTGGAGGTGAcatctcttctcttcccgGCCACACAGTACGTGCGAGATATGGAGGCTGTGTACTCCAAGATCCTGGATGACATTATTGACGCCCAAGACCCTTCCGGTCTTGTACCCACTATGGCGCCCTTGGTCAGATACAT GTGTGGTCCGATGCATGACACCATCACCTGGGGAGGCGCCGTCTGCTTGCTCCCGGAGCTTATCAAACATTACTACGGTAGCACAAGTGTCTTTGCGAAGATCTATCGACCATGCGTACAGTACATGGAATACATGCGAGGCAAAGAACGGCTCGGCGGGCTCATCGAACACGGTCTCGGGGACTGGGGCTACGCCATTGCGTTTGGGAACCACCAAGCAAATATCGAAACGGCCATCTACTATAAGTGCCTGCAAAacgtggccatgatggccaaGGAACTGGGCTTCGCTAGTGATGAGGCAAGATTTACCTCTTGGGCTGAACGAATATACGCTGTCTACAACCAACAGCTCCTCGTCACTGACAAGAAGACATTTCCCTACGCCTTCTATACCTCCCGGGACAATCCCAACACACAGGACCGTACCATGGTAGCCCAGGCTGTAGCCCTCCAGCACGGTCTCGTCCCGCCGCAGCACCGCGCCGACGTCATCCAAGCCTTTGTTGCCGCTGCCGAAGACTCGGGGCATGTCATGCGCGCCGGCGAAATCGGCCTCAAGTACCTCTGGAACACGCTGGCAGAGCAGGACGTGGACCGGCCCGACATTGTGCTCACCATGATTCGACAAGAGGAGCACCCCTCGTACATGCGGTTCCTGCGACGCGGGGAGACGAGCCTGCTGGAGTTCTGGCAGGACAACTGCCGCTCCAAGTGCCACGACATGCTCGGGACGATATACGAGTGGTTCTACGACTCGGCACTCGGCGTCAGGCCGCTGACGGACGCGTATCGCACGTGGAGGCTCAGGCCGTGCTTCAAGGCCGAGTTTGACTATGTCGAGGGGGAGATCGAGTCGCCCTATGGCTTGATATCAGTTCGTTTCGACCGTAGAGGCAAACAGGATAAGGCAAAGGCTGATGTAGATGTCAGCGTGCCGGCTGGGACTTTGTGCGAGCTTGTTCTGCCATGTGAGAACAGCACGGTGGAGATTCAGAGGCTGCCGGTCAATGAGACTAGGAGCTTCAAGGGCAAGACGTTGACGTTGCTCCAGGGCCATTATAGATTAGACATCACAGCTTAG
- a CDS encoding Zn(2)-C6 fungal-type domain-containing protein → MLDTFQVWSEEFELCIQDLEELEPLASLSALEVTSQISLISLCPAFRPACSTMRPVKACLQCRSGKRRCDRTGDLACSQCIQRNLPCSAAINSLQSAKSLPPVVSTRSSEETIHLVDLYFRFIHDQPHSLFHQPSFKASVVAGTASQPVLLSMMGMAARFATQPDIRSRGPVYCTQGKVALKDDLEHICIENIQACILVGNNFMGDCHADVESLYFALANRMAQMLNLGVCNEADDGITRETKRRIFWTLFITDTWASGGSDLSRQFGWQAKQPRVPMDEYVFSMMMPGDPDIADLEWRPGLWGHMVRLVKIYTQIQQLHRELAETDTWDEALMDASVRRLEADLDAFEQNLDPGLTFSMENLAAFVSQGLGSVFIAFHLGYHHYYTLLFYQYLDQRRPSTRNGKKYADRCKTHAAIICDVLKASREVPGAPALYNIVGHVTIVSSSVLLHTYLFGEPHELEDSKSRLESNLKSLVQLRSYWPSVELMINRLVVFQKNCIRSLSRNTHRFDKWMVKFLIAHSLALEDKADNAWPDSDASQLGNVHFERSRVTQSMMMDIQNSETFGGAAG, encoded by the exons ATGTTGGATACCTTCCAGGTCTGGAGCGAAGAGTTTGAGTTATGTATCCAAgatcttgaggagctcgagcCGCTCGCATCACTTTCAGCACTTGAGGTTACAAGCCAGATT TCATTGATCTCCCTATGCCCAGCGTTCCGACCTGCGTGCAGCACTATGCGACCTGTAAAGGCATGCTTGCAGTGCAGGAGTGGAAAGCGAAGATGCGACCGGACAGGCGATTTGGCATGTTCTCAATGTATCCAGCGAAACCTGCCATGCTCAGCCGCCATCAATAGCCTCCAGTCCGCAAAGTCCCTTCCTCCAGTTGTATCAACTCGTTCCAGCGAAGAGACCATTCACTTGGTCGATCTCTACTTTCGATTCATTCATGACCAGCCTCACAGCCTCTTTCACCAGCCCTCCTTCAAAGCAAGCGTCGTCGCGGGCACCGCCTCTCAGCCTGTTCTTCTGAGCATGATGGGCATGGCGGCACG GTTTGCCACACAGCCCGACATACGCTCCCGCGGGCCCGTGTATTGCACCCAGGGAAAGGTGGCGTTGAAGGACGATCTCGAGCATATCTGCATCGAGAACATCCAAGCGTGTATCCTGGTGGGAAACAACTTTATGGGTGATTGTCACGCAGATGTTGAGTCGTTATACTTTG CACTTGCCAATCGCATGGCTCAGATGCTCAATCTTGGCGTTTGCAACGAGGCTGATGACGGAATCACGCGCGAAACAAAACGCCGCATATTCTGGACTTTATTCATCACCGACACCTGGGCCAGTGGTGGTTCAGACCTGTCGCGCCAGTTCGGATGGCAAGCCAAGCAGCCGCGGGTGCCCATGGACGAATACGTCTTCTCCATGATGATGCCAGGAGACCCAGATATCGCTGATTTGGAATGGAGGCCCGGCCTATGGGGGCACATGGTGAGACTGGTCAAGATATACACTCAGATACAACAACTTCACAGGGAGCTCGCCGAGACAGACACGTGGGACGAGGCTCTGATGGATGCGTCGGTTCGACGCCTCGAAGCCGATCTCGACGCCTTTGAGCAGAACCTCGACCCCGGGTTAACATTCTCCATGGAAAACCTGGCAGCGTTTGTAAGCCAGGGCCTCGGCAGCGTCTTTATTGCTTTCCATCTAGGCTATCATCACTACTACACGCTGCTCTTCTACCAGTACCTCGACCAGCGTCGGCCTTCTACGAGGAACGGCAAGAAATATGCAGATCGCTGCAAAACTCACGCGGCGATTATATGTGATGTGCTCAAAGCCTCGCGGGAGGTTCCCGGAGCCCCGGCACTGTACAACATTGTGGGCCATGTCACGATTGTATCTTCTTCGGTGCTGCTGCACACGTACCTGTTCGGCGAGCCTCATGAGCTCGAAGACTCCAAGAGTCGCCTTGAATCGAACCTCAAGTCACTGGTACAACTACGAAGCTACTGGCCGAGCGTGGAGCTTATG ATAAATCGACTGGTGGTGTTCCAGAAGAATTGCATAAGATCTCTCAGCAGAAACACCCACCGCTTTGACAAGTGGATGGTCAAGTTCCTCATTGCACATTCTTTGGCACTTGAGGACAAGGCGGATAATGCGTGGCCTGATTCCGATGCGAGCCAACTTGGAAATGTTCACTTTGAAAGGAGCCGCGTTACTCAATCTATGATGATGGACATACAGAACTCGGAAACTTTTGGAGGAGCCGCAGGGTAG
- a CDS encoding Aldedh domain-containing protein, translated as MASSLQITLPNGLEYSQPTGLFIDNEFMAASGDAFTVINPATEEDIATFTGASGNDVNAAVAAARRAFEGQWSELPAAERGNLLMKLAGLIDRDRELLASIDAMDNGKTFSAALNVDIAASHNVFKYYAGAADKLSGSTVETYPSKFAYVLREPLGVCGQIIPWNFPFMMLTWKVAPALACGNAIVLKPAEQTPLSALYFGKLVVEAGFPPGVVNIVPGLGSVTGKALAEHLDVDKIAFTGSTTTGRAIMRSAASNLKNITLECGGKNPSIVFDDADLDQAVKWCHVGIMDNQGQTCISTSRIYVQEGFYDRFIEKFTEVTRKHHLLGDPFDADTWQGPQISKAQYEKVLSYIEEGKKSGARLVYGGATHGQKGYFIEPTIFADTTEDMKIVQEEIFGPVVAISKFKTFDEVLSKANNSCYGLSAAVFTENITKGHKMARRLQAGMVFLNSSGDTHYGVPFGGYKSSGIGRELGQYALDAYTQTKAVHVNLGI; from the exons ATGGCTTCATCCCTCCAGATCACCCTGCCCAATGGGCTTGAGTATTCTCAGCCAACCGGGCTTTTCATCGATAATGAGTTCATGGCAGCATCTGGAGATGCGTTCACAGTCATCAATCCCGC CACCGAGGAAGACATCGCCACTTTCACAGGGGCGTCCGGTAACGATGTCaatgctgctgttgctgctgctcggcgGGCTTTTGAGGGCCAGTGGTCGGAGCTCCCGGCCGCTGAACGTGGAAATCTCCTCATGAAACTTGCGGGTCTCATCGATCGGGATCGTGAGCTTCTTGCGAGCATTGATGCGATGGACAATGGCAAG ACATTCTCTGCAGCTCTCAACGTAGACATCGCTGCCTCACACAACGTCTTCAAATATTATGCTGGCGCAGCAGACAAACTCAGCGGCAGCACGGTTGAAACGTATCCTTCCAAGTTTGCGTATGTGCTTCGTGAGCCTCTTGGTGTCTGCGGACAGATTATCCCATG GAATTTCCCCTTCATGATGTTGACCTGGAAGGTCGCCCCTGCTCTTGCTTGTGGCAACGCAATCGTCCTGAAGCCAGCTGAACAGACGCCCCTCTCTGCCCTCTATTTTGGCAAGCTAGTTGTTGAAGCTGGCTTCCCTCCTGGTGTTGTGAATATCGTGCCTGGTCTCGGAAGCGTTACCGGAAAAGCTCTCGCAGAGCATTTGGATGTCGACAAGATCGCCTTTACAGGGAGTACCACCACAGGAAGAGCCATCATGCGCTCTGCTGCATCTAACCTAAAGAACATTACCCTCGAGTGTGGTGGGAAGAACCCCAGTATCGTCTTTGACGATGCAGACCTAGATCAAGCCGTGAAATGGTGCCACGTGGGCATCATGGATAATCAAGGACAGACTTGTATCTCTACCTCGAGGATTTATGTCCAAGAAGGGTTCTACGATCGCTTCATTGAGAAGTTTACGGAGGTCACTCGAAAGCACCACCTCCTTGGGGACCCCTTTGATGCAGACACTTGGCAGGGACCGCAGATCTCCAAGGCACAGTATGAAAAGGTGCTATCGTACATTgaagaggggaagaagagcggTGCCCGCCTCGTCTACGGTGGTGCCACACATGGACAGAAGGGGTATTTTATCGAACCCACCATTTTTGCTGAT ACGACTGAGGATATGAAAATAGTCCAGGAAGAGATTTTCGGCCCTGTtgtcgccatctccaagttTAAGACCTTCGATGAAGTACTGAGCAAGGCGAACAACAGCTGTTACGGACTTTCTGCAGCAGTCTTCACGGAAAACATTACCAAGGGGCACAAAATGGCGAGAAGGCTACAGGCTGGCATGGTCTTCTTGAATTCCTCGGGCGATACACACTACGGGGTTCCCTTTGGGGGGTATAAATCCTCCGGCATTGGCCGGGAGCTCGGGCAGTATGCCCTTGATGCGTACACGCAGACGAAGGCGGTCCATGTGAATCTGGGAATTTGA
- a CDS encoding Aa-trans domain-containing protein, with protein MASPPTDSIQHSPEKGSPHRGSGEDMKTEVIEDGGEVFQQAEYRALGWIRTAIILSKLCFATGVLAIPSAFSIVGYGPGIILLVCWGALTAYYAYIMYAFRMRYSGVHNIADAAGLVGGPIAREVAGGLFLLTWILATGSGFIGLAQGFQVLASKHVCTVVWTLVAAICTALVASIQTLGKLAILTWIGFASIFTAVFIVVVGVTQVDRPAAAPQEGPFDMEVLAVGAPTFIPGFVAAINLFAGYGSTPTFMPVIAEMKTPKSFTKALFSSQGFLVSCYVSFALVVYVYCGQYVASPSLGSAGGTLEKIAYGISIPGFIMTSTLWVHLAAKFLLVRILRNSEHLQNHSLIHWTVWLGSTIGISAVAFIIAGAVPFFSYLIGLIGSLCCAPTCLIIPAFMGLYMDWELRGTNKVKQVLCYFHIFTVVLGTFMTVTGTYTTIQSIIDAYKLGTVGSPFTCS; from the exons ATGGCGTCCCCCCCAACAGATTCCATCCAGCATTCGCCCGAGAAGGGCAGTCCTCATCGGGGGTCGGGAGAGGATATGAAGACCGAGGTTATCGAGGATGGCGGCGAAGTCTTCCAGCAGGCGGAATACCGTGCCCTTGGATG GATTCGAACTGCCATCATTCTCTCAAAGCTCTGCTTCGCCACCGGTGTCCTGGCAATTCCCTCTGCATTCAGCATTGTCGGTTACGGGCCtggcatcatcctcctcgtctgctGGGGCGCCTTGACAGCCT ACTACGCCTACATCATGTATGCCTTCCGAATGCGCTATTCTGGCGTCCATAATATTGCAGATGCTGCGGGACTCGTGGGCGGTCCGATCGCTCGCGAAGTTGCCGGAGGGCTTTTCCTTCTCACTTGGAT CCTGGCAACTGGTTCGGGCTTTATAGGACTGGCGCAGGGGTTCCAGGTTCTCGCGAGCAAACACGTCTGTACCGTGGTCTGGACCTTGGTTGCCGCTATTTGTACCGCACTGGTCGCCAGCATCCAGACTCTGGGCAAGTTGGCCATTCTGACGTGGATTGGATtcgcctccatcttcacAGCCGTCTTTATCGTTGTCGTCGGAGTTACACAGGTTGATCGGCCTGCTGCCGCTCCCCAAGAAGGCCCATTTGATATGGAGGTTCTGGCAGTCGGGGCACCTACTTTTATCCCCGGATTTGTTGCCGCCATCAACCTCTTCG CGGGCTATGGCTCCACGCCGACTTTCATGCCTGTGATTGCCGAGATGAAGACTCCCAAGTCCTTCACCAAggccctcttctcctcccaagGTTTCCTAGTTTCATGCTACGTCTCCTTCGCCCTCGTTGTCTACGT GTACTGTGGCCAATATGTCGCTAGCCCATCATTAGGAAGTGCTGGAGGAACATTGGAGAAGATAGCCTACGGCATCTCGATTCCGGGTTTTATCATGACCTCCACTCTTTGGGTCCATCTCGCAGCCAAATTT CTGCTCGTCCGCATCCTTCGAAATTCTGAGCACCTCCAAAACCACAGTTTGATTCACTGGACAGTCTGGCT AGGTTCCACTATTGGCATCAGCGCAGTTGCATTCATTATCGCTGGAGCCGTCCCTTTCTTCAGCTACCTCATTGGTCTCATCGGCTCGCTCTGCTGCGCTCCGACTTGC TTGATCATTCCCGCCTTTATGGGTTTGTACATGGACTGGGAGTTACGTGGAAccaacaaggtcaagcaagTGCTGTGCTACTTTCACATTTTCACGGTTGTTTTGGGGACATTCATGACGGTTACTGGAACCTATACGACCATCCAGAGCATCATCGATGCGTACAAGCTTGGTACCGTAGGAAGCCCGTTCACTTGCTCTTAA
- a CDS encoding Zn(2)-C6 fungal-type domain-containing protein, with product MIFDPVQGRNVSMRRIGFLVDKIKQLSKEALSESHPENPKQALLDPTVLVPLNKGKLETTSAVLSKHTSTLFFGRWTSPGCLRSFLRQKEAYVLPKDIHRANYFSTYLLEGSGSLPVAPPPMSTAISLFQLFARSANVFYPILQPAKLDEILAQCYANNDRYVKPHTREFFFLVLAVSSRIGQVGQANPSTQAEGYFRSAISEMSTTCNHASRAENIALLQRTLLICLYLLLSPGSGDVWRHLGFAIRHFFDLAHRPSMEEDEFHDILCTLTRTLYCLESQLSIAFGRPSLLNIGDALRQELANRATDNLEEQISIFSYLISLHMLQIHSALLQHDSQSVKEATSICRSTAEEAREYCRALDEWLVRWKEFVETVPDNDDDGVSRSELSAWGQFHYHIAIFRASLLWPTSEGRTMMLCRAVADTGLELFRHQRLFARLYSGGRNGRLPPLVFPLSWTMGHAVLGLGLSAISGGLSYGDEAERTSSLSRCSVLLAVLEADTDYLLAGLSRIFDKLRE from the exons ATGATTTTTGACCCAGTCCAGGGGAGGAATGTATCTATGAG GCGCATTGGGTTCCtcgtcgacaagatcaagcagctcTCTAAGGAGGCGCTTTCAGAGAGTCACCCAGAAAACCCCAAACAAGCACTTCTGGATCCAACGGTTCTCGTTCCTTTGAATAAAGGGAAACTGGAAACAACATCGGCAGTTCTCTCCAAGCATACCTCCACCCTTTTCTTTGGCCGCTGGACCTCCCCGGGCTGTCTTCGAAGCTTCCTGCGTCAAAAGGAAGCATATGTACTGCCGAAAGATATTCATCGAGCCAACTACTTCTCTACGTACCTTCTTGAAGGGTCAGGCTCTCTCCCCGTCGCGCCTCCACCCATGTCCACGGCAATCAGCCTGTTCCAGCTCTTTGCCCGGTCTGCAAACGTATTCTACCCGATCCTGCAACCAGCCAAGCTGGACGAAATATTGGCACAGTGTTACGCTAATAATGACCGCTATGTTAAGCCTCATACCCGAGAATTCTTCTTTCTCGTTCTCGCCGTGTCCTCGCGTATTGGCCAAGTCGGCCAAGCAAACCCGTCCACGCAAGCGGAGGGCTACTTCCGCAGTGCCATCTCCGAAATGAGCACAACATGCAATCACGCATCACGGGCCGAGAATATTGCTCTCCTGCAGAGGACTCTTTTGATCTGCCTGTATCTACTTCTCAGTCCAGGGTCAGGCGATGTGTGGCGGCACCTCGGATTTGCTATTCGTCACTTCTTCGACCTGGCGCACCGGCCGTCcatggaagaggatgagttCCACGATATTCTATGCACCCTAACGAGGACACTATACTGCCTAGAGAG TCAGCTATCCATCGCATTTGGGCGGCCAAGTTTGCTAAACATTGGCGATGCTCTTCGACAG GAATTGGCCAACAGGGCAACGGATAATCTAGAGGAACAGATTTCCATATTTTCGTATCTGATATCTCTGCATATGTTACAAATACACAGCGCTCTCCTCCAGCACGACTCACAATCAGTAAAGGAGGCCACTTCCATATGTCGAAGCACCGCAGAGGAGGCACGCGAGTACTGCCGAGCTCTCGACGAGTGGCTCGTCCGCTGGAAGGAATTTGTCGAGACCGTTCcggacaacgacgacgacggcgtaTCTAGGTCCGAACTCTCCGCCTGGGGCCAGTTCCATTACCACATTGCTATCTTTCGCGCCTCTCTCCTCTGGCCGACGTCAGAGGGCAGAACGATGATGCTGTGCCGCGCCGTGGCCGACACAGGCCTTGAACTCTTCCGACATCAGCGGCTCTTCGCACGGTTGTACTCCGGAGGGCGGAATGGGAGGCTGCCACCCTTGGTGTTCCCCCTGAGCTGGACAATGGGTCATGCTGTTCTCGGACTGGGGCTCTCCGCTATTTCTGGTGGTTTAAGTTATGGGGACGAAGCGGAGAGAACATCTTCGCTGAGCCGGTGTTCGGTACTACTCGCGGTTCTGGAGGCAGACACGGACTATCTCTTAGCTGGTCTGAGTCGGATCTTTGATAAGTTGCGAGAATGA
- a CDS encoding MFS domain-containing protein, which produces MDTATSRNMSDDEFESCLKAEPGSSGHNLSPTDPDSPMTWPFLRKVYVSAVSFAFVFVIMYGTTTYTAAVNAVPAAFGVSQRTALLGFTMPFYGVFFAPIYTPHLSERYGRRPIYFTSFPLFALCVVVIGLASNISTLLAFRFLAGLFGGPCLVLIEGTFADVWPAHKTVTYYSFLTLASYSGAALGPLVGGFVFAAKGPAWLSWVTLLFAMSAMAFGAFMPETYNREILRTRIRYNKSGIRLPCAQSGVTISEMAHITFFTPLKMLFTEPLVILITLYLGLNFGVLFQWFISVPAALNAAYGFDVKQAGLAFLSALVGVVLALVSSSSLEALFPKSAKHGVESIEKRLIPAMVGSFFVAGSLFWVAFTAKPTFHYLVPICGTAFYVWGNAMVLISFISYLFDAYPPAGTLSALTTAACFRVAFAGIVPLFILDMLKDLDGDWTFITFGILSAIMGTFPFVLYWCGLSWRTKSKYRGGYMSASMTEESMM; this is translated from the exons CCATGACCTGGCCATTCCTCAGAAAGGTCTACGTATCTGCCGTGTCTTTCGCTTTTGTGTTTGTTAT CATGTACGGAACAACAACATATACTGCCGCTGTCAACGCCGTCCCGGCCGCGTTTGGTGTTTCCCAGCGCACTGCCCTCCTCGGCTTCACCATGCCCTTTTATGGTGTCTTCTTCGCACCCATCTACACACCACATCTCTCGGAAAGATACGGACGTCGACCCATCTACTTTACCAGTTTCCCTCTCTTCGCGCTTtgcgtcgtcgtcatcggtcTGGCCTCAAACATTTCCACCTTGCTTGCCTTCCGTTTCCTCGCTGGACTTTTCGGTGGTCCATGCCTGGTTCTGATCGAGGGGACATTCGCTGATGTCTGGCCTGCACACAAAACCGTGACATATTATTCCTTCCTTACGCTCGCATCGTATTCGGGAGCCGCGCTAG GTCCCCTTGTTGGCGGCTTCGTTTTTGCGGCCAAAGGTCCAGCTTGGTTGTCTTGGGTCACTCTGCTATTTGCCATGAGCGCAATGGCATTTGGTGCTTTCATGCCTGAAACCTACAACCGAGAAATTCTGAGGACTCGCATTCGCTATAACAAGAGCGGCATCAGGTTGCCATGTGCACAGAGCGGAGTCACTATTTCCGAGATGGCTCACATCACCTTCTTTACCCCCCTCAAGATGCTCTTCACAGAGCCCTTGGTGATTCTTATCACCCTCTACCTTGGACTCAACTTTGGCGTGCTGTTCCAATGGTTCATTTCAGTACCTGCCGCATTGAATGCAGCTTACGGGTTCGACGTCAAGCAGGCCGGGCTTGCCTTCCTCTCGGCGCTTGTCGGCGTTGTACTCGCGCTGGTATCGTCTAGCTCTCTGGAGGCTCTATTCCCGAAATCTGCGAAGCACGGCGTGGAATCCATCGAAAAGCGCCTTATCCCCGCAATGGTTGGGTCGTTCTTTGTTGCTGGCTCTCTCTTCTGGGTCGCGTTCACGGCCAAACCCACCTTTCATTACTTGGTCCCCATCTGTGGCACAGCTTTCTATGTCTGGGGTAACGCCATGGTTCTCATCTCTTTTATCTCCTATCTCTTCGATGCTTACCCTCCTGCTGGAACGTTGTCCGCACTTACGACAGCAGCTTGTTTCCGGGTTGCTTTCGCGGGGATCGTTCCTCTCTTCATTCTTGATATGCTGAAGGATCTTGATGGAGACTGGACATTCATCACATTTGGCATTCTCTCCGCCATCATGGGCACGTTCCCCTTCGTTCTCTATTGGTGTGGCCTGTCATGGCGCACAAAGAGCAAGTATCGCGGGGGCTACATGTCTGCATCGATGACGGAAGAAAGCATGATGTGA